In Brevibacillus brevis, a genomic segment contains:
- a CDS encoding response regulator transcription factor, protein MIRVLLVDDHEMVRMGLAAYLSTEDDIEVVAEASSGEEGVRLTVELRPDVVLMDLVMEGIGGVEATRRIREACPSSKVIVLTSFIDDEKVYPVIEAGAFSYLLKTSRAAEIARAIRSAAAGEPVLESRVAGKIMARFRHGQEAQPHFQLTPRELEVLKLIGQGKSNQEIADELIIGIKTVKTHVSNILAKLNVEDRTQAAIYVHTNNLG, encoded by the coding sequence GTGATTCGGGTATTGCTGGTAGATGATCACGAGATGGTGCGAATGGGGCTGGCCGCGTATTTGTCCACTGAGGATGACATCGAGGTCGTAGCGGAAGCGAGCAGCGGAGAAGAGGGCGTGCGTTTGACCGTCGAGCTGCGTCCGGACGTCGTTTTGATGGATCTGGTCATGGAGGGAATTGGCGGAGTCGAGGCCACCAGACGAATTCGCGAAGCTTGCCCTTCCAGCAAGGTGATCGTGCTGACGAGCTTCATCGACGACGAAAAGGTGTATCCCGTGATTGAAGCGGGAGCCTTCAGCTACTTGCTGAAAACGTCGCGGGCTGCGGAAATTGCCCGGGCAATCCGCTCTGCCGCGGCAGGGGAGCCTGTTCTGGAGTCTCGCGTGGCGGGGAAAATCATGGCGCGCTTCCGCCACGGACAAGAAGCCCAGCCGCACTTCCAGCTCACTCCCCGCGAGCTGGAAGTGCTCAAGCTCATCGGACAGGGGAAATCCAACCAGGAGATCGCCGATGAGCTGATCATCGGGATCAAGACGGTCAAAACCCATGTGAGCAACATTTTAGCAAAGCTAAACGTGGAAGACCGGACGCAAGCGGCTATCTACGTCCATACAAACAATCTGGGTTGA
- a CDS encoding cytochrome P450, whose translation MTQTITGPKGLPISGNLLSFRRDPLQFLRTSAKAYGEIAHLRFGPKRHVYLLTNPDHIKEVLVSKQAHFRKGKGLQVARAVVGDGILTSEGEKHMRQRRLMQPAFHRERIAAYGGAMVRQGVELMREWKDGEVRDIHHDMMKVTLAIITETMFGRSVKEGADEIGHAIDIGLRYVANKASSFIDVPLSVPTRSNREFLESNETLDKTIYALIEERRSSGQTGNDLLGMLLAARDEDDGKGMTDEQVRDEVMTIFVAGHETTANTMSWIFYLLATHPEAEQKLHDELFSVLGDNLPTVEDIPQLTYTNLIVQETLRLYPAAWTINREVVEPVEIGGHMYQPGDTLMMSQYVMHRDARFYEEPDSFRPERFAGDLLKRIPAYAYFPFGGGPRICIGNNFALMEAALLLATIAQRYRMRLTSPDQVVEPEPLVTLRPKNGLPMRLEKRT comes from the coding sequence ATGACCCAAACGATTACCGGCCCAAAAGGCCTGCCGATTTCCGGCAATCTACTGTCATTTCGAAGGGATCCACTGCAGTTCCTTCGCACGTCGGCGAAGGCGTACGGCGAAATTGCACACTTGCGCTTCGGTCCCAAGCGGCATGTCTACCTCCTCACCAACCCGGACCACATCAAAGAAGTGCTCGTCAGCAAGCAGGCCCACTTTCGCAAAGGAAAAGGACTTCAAGTAGCCCGCGCCGTCGTTGGCGATGGAATTCTCACCAGCGAGGGCGAAAAGCATATGAGGCAGCGCAGGTTGATGCAGCCGGCTTTTCACCGGGAGCGCATCGCCGCTTATGGCGGCGCCATGGTCCGGCAGGGAGTCGAGCTCATGAGAGAGTGGAAGGACGGGGAAGTGCGCGACATCCATCACGACATGATGAAGGTCACCCTGGCGATCATCACGGAGACGATGTTCGGGAGAAGCGTCAAGGAAGGAGCGGATGAAATCGGACACGCGATCGACATCGGGCTCAGGTACGTTGCCAACAAAGCGTCCTCCTTCATCGACGTTCCGCTCTCGGTGCCGACCCGCAGCAACCGGGAATTCCTCGAATCGAACGAGACGCTGGACAAAACGATTTACGCATTGATCGAAGAGCGGCGCAGCAGCGGCCAAACCGGAAACGACTTGCTCGGCATGCTTCTGGCAGCGCGAGATGAGGACGACGGGAAAGGAATGACCGACGAGCAGGTGCGCGACGAGGTCATGACGATTTTTGTGGCTGGCCACGAGACGACCGCGAATACGATGTCATGGATTTTTTACCTGCTTGCGACCCATCCGGAAGCGGAGCAAAAGCTGCATGACGAGCTGTTCAGCGTCCTTGGCGACAATTTGCCGACGGTAGAAGACATTCCGCAGCTTACGTACACCAACTTGATCGTTCAGGAAACGCTGCGGCTCTATCCGGCTGCTTGGACGATCAACCGGGAAGTGGTGGAGCCAGTCGAAATCGGGGGGCATATGTATCAGCCGGGCGATACGCTGATGATGAGCCAGTACGTGATGCACCGCGACGCCCGCTTTTATGAAGAGCCGGATTCGTTTCGGCCGGAGCGTTTTGCCGGCGATTTGCTGAAACGGATTCCTGCCTACGCTTACTTCCCGTTTGGCGGCGGTCCGCGTATTTGTATCGGAAACAACTTTGCGTTGATGGAGGCGGCTTTGCTGCTGGCTACGATCGCCCAGCGCTACCGGATGAGGCTGACCTCACCGGATCAGGTCGTGGAGCCGGAGCCGCTGGTGACGCTGCGTCCGAAAAACGGACTCCCCATGCGGCTGGAGAAGCGGACGTAG
- a CDS encoding methyltransferase domain-containing protein codes for MIDFLVFLRRFIAEPGRVGSITPSSRFLCERMLSRINWGSTDVIMELGPGTGAFTQSIYQNIRHDTQYVLVERDAQFRSMLHSRFPDVTIREEATMLSLYLEELKLGKADVIVSGLPFANFPEELRAAILDEVQSVLAPGGLFITFQYSLQLQAELQERFCWVETDFTLLNIPPAFIYTCRNGQK; via the coding sequence TTGATAGATTTCTTGGTCTTTTTGCGAAGGTTTATCGCTGAGCCTGGCCGCGTCGGCAGTATCACCCCCAGCTCGCGTTTTTTATGTGAGCGCATGTTGAGTCGGATCAATTGGGGCTCGACCGATGTGATCATGGAGCTGGGACCGGGAACGGGTGCTTTCACCCAATCCATCTATCAAAACATACGTCACGATACCCAGTATGTACTCGTGGAACGCGATGCCCAATTTCGATCCATGCTGCATTCCCGTTTTCCCGATGTGACCATCCGGGAAGAAGCGACCATGTTGAGTCTCTACTTGGAGGAATTGAAACTTGGCAAGGCGGACGTGATCGTTTCGGGTCTGCCGTTTGCCAACTTCCCCGAAGAGCTGCGGGCAGCCATTCTCGATGAAGTGCAGTCTGTGCTGGCTCCCGGCGGGCTATTCATTACATTCCAATATTCGCTACAACTCCAAGCTGAGCTGCAGGAGAGATTTTGCTGGGTGGAAACCGATTTTACCCTGTTGAACATCCCGCCTGCATTCATTTATACATGTCGTAACGGACAGAAGTGA
- a CDS encoding HAMP domain-containing sensor histidine kinase, which yields MSLRNKLFVSFIALLALNILLFKFVFEDIIVEQLKNDRHTQYQYEKETAEKVRLNQLLRMSNFRDPTERQELERQLPEDVMYRMVVKDANGNTLYSKVSQAYNLKIPPSAPNRPSAKNSDLKVVAEYHFQHEPPHEGETVIYFYTDDYDIMATKGVSMMLWFIYGSILLVGLILLALFVRWILRPVSELSRVTQEIREGKRLVSFTYRSHDEFGQLFRYFGDMVDELRFSEERQSELIAAIAHDFRTPLTTIKGYASYIGSGRVTDLQRIQKQMKKIELKTADLEDLLDELQDYTQQSIEVRLNISRIHVKGFMKGIIEDYVTRIQEAGLGFQWKLRVSNELHIDADEAKLRRVMENLLNNAIYYNKPNGSILITCDQREGHVLFSVIDKGEGISPEDLPKVFTKFYRAEKSRNRNSGGTGLGLTICQSIVRRHGGEMSVISELGIGSSFSFTIPFYHN from the coding sequence ATGAGCTTGCGCAACAAACTGTTCGTTTCTTTCATTGCCTTGCTCGCGCTGAACATTCTGCTGTTCAAGTTTGTCTTCGAGGACATCATCGTCGAACAGTTGAAAAACGACCGGCATACGCAGTACCAGTATGAAAAAGAGACGGCAGAAAAGGTACGGCTGAACCAATTGCTGCGCATGAGCAATTTCAGGGACCCGACGGAGCGCCAGGAGCTGGAGAGGCAATTGCCTGAGGATGTCATGTACCGGATGGTCGTGAAGGACGCAAATGGCAATACGCTTTACAGCAAAGTCTCGCAAGCCTACAACCTGAAAATCCCCCCGTCTGCTCCCAACCGACCTTCTGCCAAAAACAGCGATTTGAAAGTCGTTGCGGAATACCATTTCCAGCACGAGCCACCCCACGAAGGCGAGACGGTCATCTACTTCTACACGGACGACTACGACATCATGGCGACGAAGGGCGTGTCCATGATGCTCTGGTTTATTTACGGGAGCATTTTGCTTGTCGGCCTGATCCTCTTGGCCTTGTTCGTCCGCTGGATATTGCGGCCCGTCAGCGAGCTGTCGCGGGTAACGCAGGAGATTCGGGAAGGCAAGCGGCTTGTTTCCTTCACCTACCGCTCGCACGATGAATTCGGCCAGCTCTTCCGCTACTTCGGGGATATGGTCGACGAGCTGCGCTTTTCCGAGGAGCGCCAGTCTGAGCTGATTGCCGCTATTGCCCACGACTTCCGCACTCCGTTGACGACAATTAAAGGGTACGCTTCCTATATCGGCTCCGGCCGCGTAACCGATTTGCAGCGGATCCAGAAGCAGATGAAAAAGATCGAGCTCAAGACTGCTGATCTGGAGGACTTGCTGGATGAGCTGCAGGACTACACCCAGCAGAGCATCGAGGTGCGCCTGAACATCAGCCGCATCCACGTCAAAGGCTTCATGAAAGGGATTATCGAGGATTACGTGACCCGCATCCAGGAAGCCGGACTCGGTTTCCAATGGAAGCTGCGGGTGTCGAACGAGCTGCACATCGATGCGGACGAAGCAAAGCTGCGCCGGGTCATGGAAAATCTGCTCAACAATGCGATCTACTACAACAAGCCGAACGGCTCGATCCTGATCACGTGCGATCAGCGGGAAGGCCACGTCCTGTTTTCCGTGATCGACAAAGGCGAAGGGATTTCCCCTGAAGATTTGCCCAAGGTGTTCACCAAGTTTTATCGGGCGGAAAAATCGCGCAACCGCAACAGCGGCGGAACGGGCCTCGGCCTTACGATCTGCCAGAGCATCGTGCGCCGTCACGGCGGGGAGATGAGCGTCATCAGCGAATTGGGGATAGGAAGCAGTTTCTCCTTCACCATCCCCTTCTACCATAACTAG
- the yhfH gene encoding protein YhfH — MTPITTFFRNLEAKCCAACGQTIHEQAESYANECSDCQEKMSYDAYKYYHLKK, encoded by the coding sequence ATGACGCCAATCACGACTTTCTTCCGCAACCTGGAAGCCAAATGCTGCGCGGCTTGCGGCCAAACGATCCACGAGCAGGCAGAATCGTACGCGAATGAATGCTCCGACTGCCAGGAAAAGATGAGCTACGACGCCTACAAGTATTATCATTTGAAAAAATGA
- a CDS encoding sensor histidine kinase, whose protein sequence is MRRQRLASIQWQSVRYGMGLSVAAVTVVFVCFFWLHYLWKDDPSLHRWYSALIQDSQVSLWLAGYLGIRLPEEPDWVIQLAAAAVSLPVGALVGLIASYIYGNLLKKRVSVLWEAAMKLGRGMLSYRVPELGVDEIGELGWQLNRLASQWEEQVASLQRLSNHNAALADQLRQAAVTEERQRLARELHDAVSQQLFAIAMTTAALKRLIEKNPQRAAQQIELVEEMAAAAQAEMRALLLHLRPATLQNKSLKEAIIELLDELTRKNDMEITWEIEAVEGLPSGIEDHLFRILQESLSNTLRHARASQIAVKLFTLQDQVRLRVTDDGVGFDPDGEKLTSYGLRSMQERVTEVGGSMEIYSAIGKGTQIEVRIPLVSQSEREG, encoded by the coding sequence ATGCGTCGACAGCGATTAGCGAGTATTCAATGGCAAAGTGTCCGCTACGGCATGGGATTGTCCGTCGCGGCGGTCACTGTCGTGTTTGTCTGCTTTTTTTGGCTCCATTATTTGTGGAAAGACGATCCGAGTCTGCATCGCTGGTATTCGGCGCTGATCCAAGATTCGCAAGTGAGTCTCTGGCTCGCAGGCTATTTGGGCATCCGACTGCCCGAGGAGCCGGACTGGGTCATCCAATTGGCGGCAGCCGCTGTCTCACTGCCTGTCGGAGCGTTGGTCGGTTTGATCGCCTCCTATATCTACGGCAATCTGCTGAAAAAGAGGGTCAGCGTCCTGTGGGAAGCGGCGATGAAGCTGGGCAGAGGCATGCTTTCCTACCGCGTACCCGAATTGGGAGTGGATGAGATCGGCGAGCTGGGCTGGCAGCTGAACCGTCTGGCGTCCCAGTGGGAGGAGCAGGTTGCCTCGTTGCAGCGCTTGTCCAACCACAATGCGGCTCTGGCAGATCAGCTCAGGCAGGCAGCCGTGACGGAAGAGCGGCAGCGGCTGGCGAGGGAGCTGCATGACGCGGTCAGCCAGCAGCTGTTCGCGATCGCAATGACCACCGCAGCGCTGAAGCGGCTGATCGAAAAGAACCCGCAGCGGGCAGCCCAGCAGATCGAGCTGGTCGAGGAGATGGCGGCGGCGGCCCAGGCGGAAATGCGCGCGCTGCTCCTGCACCTTCGTCCCGCCACCCTGCAGAACAAGTCTTTGAAGGAAGCGATCATCGAGCTGCTGGATGAGCTGACCCGCAAAAACGACATGGAAATCACGTGGGAGATCGAGGCCGTCGAAGGTTTGCCCAGCGGCATCGAGGACCACTTGTTCCGCATCCTGCAGGAATCCCTCTCCAATACGCTCCGGCATGCGAGGGCGAGCCAGATCGCCGTCAAGCTCTTTACCTTGCAGGATCAAGTGCGGCTGCGCGTGACGGACGACGGAGTCGGATTCGATCCCGACGGGGAAAAGCTGACGTCTTACGGTCTGCGCAGCATGCAGGAGCGGGTGACGGAAGTGGGTGGATCCATGGAGATTTATTCAGCGATAGGAAAGGGGACGCAAATCGAGGTGCGGATCCCCCTGGTGTCACAGTCAGAACGGGAAGGGTGA
- the liaF gene encoding cell wall-active antibiotics response protein LiaF encodes MKLSRVHKMLAGVLIILTGIGLFLDSLGIISFGLFSLWPMLLVYFGLRLWSQNKRIGGGILFCLGIIIALDMWLGIGIDDLFKLAVPALFVYFGFRLIRGKPLEKQPREKQPRVGRFENDEAEREASEAHAFVSEAPKEGPIRRDGKTLPKDSRSSLIGDFHLTSGRFELNQMYVWHGIGDVVIDLSRAMLMQEEAQLSVEGWIGDVTIYVPVDLPVSVSAELSVGDLEVLGNRQGGINRSIMIRSDHYDQALHKVSLHISLLVGDIKVKYI; translated from the coding sequence GTGAAGCTGTCCCGCGTGCACAAAATGTTGGCTGGTGTCCTGATCATTTTGACGGGTATTGGTCTCTTTTTAGACAGTTTAGGTATCATATCGTTTGGTCTGTTCAGCCTCTGGCCGATGCTGCTGGTCTACTTTGGCCTTCGCCTCTGGAGCCAGAATAAACGAATCGGCGGCGGCATTTTGTTTTGTTTGGGAATCATCATCGCGCTGGATATGTGGCTTGGCATTGGCATCGATGACTTGTTCAAGCTCGCTGTACCCGCTTTGTTCGTCTACTTCGGTTTCCGATTGATCCGGGGAAAGCCGCTTGAGAAGCAGCCACGTGAGAAGCAGCCGCGTGTTGGCAGATTCGAGAACGACGAGGCCGAGAGGGAAGCTTCAGAAGCCCACGCTTTCGTAAGCGAGGCGCCGAAAGAAGGCCCGATCCGCCGCGATGGCAAGACGTTACCAAAAGATTCCCGCAGTTCGTTGATTGGAGACTTTCATTTGACTTCCGGTCGGTTCGAGCTGAATCAGATGTACGTCTGGCACGGAATTGGCGACGTCGTGATCGACTTGTCGCGGGCGATGCTGATGCAGGAGGAAGCGCAGCTCAGCGTGGAAGGCTGGATCGGCGACGTGACCATCTACGTTCCTGTCGACTTGCCCGTTTCGGTGTCGGCGGAGCTTTCCGTGGGGGACCTGGAAGTGCTTGGGAATCGCCAGGGCGGTATCAACCGCAGCATCATGATTCGCTCGGATCACTACGACCAGGCGCTGCATAAAGTGAGTTTGCATATCTCGCTGCTTGTCGGCGATATCAAAGTCAAGTACATCTAG
- a CDS encoding biotin transporter BioY, translating into MRNERLRWLLLSAIFAAITAVLSQLTIPLPFIPITGQTLAVGLTATILGSRYGTLALVIYTLLGAVGLPVFTEASGGLQILAGKTGGYIFGFILTAFATGLILEKAGFTLKNAILANIVGMFITLACGSVQLKYVLDIPWDKAFAFGATPFLVVGVVKAVLAALIGIKVRERLISSRLLRLKETSVHS; encoded by the coding sequence ATGAGAAACGAACGTTTGAGATGGTTGCTCTTATCTGCTATTTTTGCTGCGATTACGGCGGTATTGTCCCAGCTGACCATCCCGCTCCCGTTCATTCCGATCACTGGACAGACGCTGGCAGTCGGACTGACCGCTACGATCCTGGGAAGCCGCTACGGCACCTTGGCTCTGGTCATTTACACCCTGCTCGGGGCTGTCGGGCTGCCTGTTTTTACAGAGGCAAGCGGCGGGCTGCAAATCCTGGCGGGCAAAACAGGCGGCTACATCTTTGGGTTTATTTTGACGGCTTTCGCGACGGGGCTGATCTTGGAAAAGGCGGGTTTTACGTTGAAAAACGCCATCCTCGCAAATATCGTCGGCATGTTCATCACGCTGGCCTGCGGTTCGGTGCAATTGAAGTACGTCCTCGACATCCCGTGGGACAAGGCGTTTGCCTTTGGCGCGACTCCGTTCCTGGTCGTGGGTGTCGTCAAGGCGGTGCTGGCGGCCCTCATCGGCATCAAGGTGCGGGAGCGTCTGATCTCAAGCCGGCTGCTGCGCCTGAAAGAGACGTCCGTTCACTCCTGA
- a CDS encoding PspA/IM30 family protein gives MSIFRRLRDLTVASVNDALDSMEDPVVMLNQYMRDMEVEIGQVEVAVARQVALEKKFRQQWEEAQSLIEKRDRQVKLALTEGEDELARRALADKKQYEARAQEYETLYLTAADAAAQMREKLAELKEEFYKMRAKKFTLMARAQVARTQKQVNQAVVGMGNQTAGKGFARMEEKVMRMEAEAQISGQWKQTAFGLDNALSGLEKDDLDAELASIKAAMQDKKTSASPENHS, from the coding sequence ATGAGTATCTTTAGACGTTTGCGTGACTTGACAGTAGCTTCGGTGAATGATGCGCTGGATTCGATGGAAGATCCGGTGGTTATGCTGAATCAATACATGCGTGACATGGAAGTGGAAATTGGCCAGGTAGAGGTAGCAGTCGCCCGTCAGGTGGCGTTGGAAAAGAAATTCCGCCAGCAATGGGAGGAAGCCCAAAGTCTGATTGAAAAGCGGGATCGCCAGGTGAAGCTGGCTCTGACGGAAGGAGAAGACGAACTGGCTCGCCGGGCGCTGGCCGACAAGAAGCAGTATGAGGCGCGGGCACAGGAATACGAGACGCTCTACTTGACTGCCGCAGATGCCGCCGCCCAAATGCGTGAAAAACTGGCGGAGTTAAAAGAGGAATTTTATAAGATGCGGGCGAAAAAGTTTACTTTGATGGCACGAGCTCAAGTAGCTCGTACACAAAAACAAGTAAACCAAGCCGTAGTCGGGATGGGCAATCAGACCGCCGGCAAAGGCTTTGCCCGCATGGAAGAAAAAGTGATGCGCATGGAAGCGGAGGCACAAATCAGCGGCCAATGGAAACAGACGGCTTTCGGATTGGACAACGCACTTTCCGGCCTGGAAAAAGATGACTTGGATGCCGAACTCGCCAGTATCAAAGCGGCAATGCAGGACAAAAAAACATCGGCGTCTCCAGAGAATCATTCTTGA
- a CDS encoding response regulator transcription factor: protein MKDHVLIVDDNQEIIELLEDILENEGFEVSKAENGEDALALLMHGEVKPSLILLDIMMPNMSGYELCSQIRREWDLPILFLSAKGKAVDKVVGFEIGADDYITKPFDTEELLARIRAHLRRYERIRKHTEEQPEKDAGHSPITVLKFKDLEIHKETYSVYVSNEKIELSTKEFQLLTFLAENAGIVFTREQIYDRVWGYGYGSLNTVTVHIKNLREKLEMNRQFIKTQWGTGYVFIGEKL, encoded by the coding sequence GTGAAAGATCACGTACTGATTGTGGACGACAACCAGGAAATTATCGAATTGCTGGAAGATATATTGGAGAACGAAGGATTTGAAGTATCCAAGGCGGAGAACGGGGAAGATGCGCTGGCCCTGCTCATGCACGGGGAGGTCAAGCCCAGCCTCATCCTTTTGGACATCATGATGCCCAACATGAGCGGCTACGAGCTCTGCTCGCAAATCCGCCGGGAATGGGATTTGCCGATCCTGTTCCTCTCCGCCAAAGGCAAAGCGGTCGATAAGGTCGTCGGGTTTGAGATCGGAGCAGACGACTACATCACCAAGCCTTTTGATACGGAAGAGCTGCTGGCCCGCATCCGGGCTCACCTGCGCCGCTACGAGCGCATTCGCAAGCATACGGAGGAACAGCCAGAGAAAGATGCGGGGCATTCGCCGATTACCGTATTGAAATTCAAGGACTTGGAAATCCATAAAGAGACGTATTCGGTCTATGTCAGCAACGAAAAAATCGAGCTGTCCACCAAAGAGTTTCAGCTGCTTACGTTTTTGGCAGAGAATGCGGGCATCGTCTTTACCCGCGAGCAAATTTACGACCGTGTCTGGGGATATGGCTACGGTTCTCTCAACACGGTGACGGTTCACATCAAAAACTTGCGGGAAAAGCTGGAGATGAATCGTCAATTTATCAAGACACAATGGGGGACAGGCTACGTATTCATCGGGGAGAAACTGTAA
- a CDS encoding C40 family peptidase, giving the protein MRKLVVSLFIAGLLAMGAGAAQAAEETTSPLTDVVSDLYGVPYKSSGTSKKGFDCSGFTRYVFDALGVDLPHNSAAQYELGTPVAKKDLQPGDLVFFQTNGRSVSHVGIYIGNGTFVHSETGRGVVNTKLSDPYYWSKRYVGAKRLNVPALVAKTETPKKETVQAASLPENQAPKQ; this is encoded by the coding sequence TTGCGCAAGTTGGTAGTTTCTTTGTTCATCGCTGGATTGCTTGCAATGGGGGCCGGCGCTGCACAAGCTGCCGAGGAGACAACCTCTCCTCTGACAGATGTGGTGAGCGACCTGTACGGCGTCCCTTACAAATCTTCCGGCACATCGAAAAAGGGCTTTGACTGCTCCGGATTTACGCGCTATGTATTTGATGCGTTAGGTGTAGATCTGCCGCATAACTCTGCTGCCCAGTACGAGTTGGGAACTCCTGTCGCCAAGAAAGATCTGCAGCCTGGCGATCTGGTCTTCTTCCAAACCAACGGCCGCAGCGTGTCGCATGTCGGCATCTACATCGGGAACGGCACATTCGTGCACTCGGAGACCGGTCGCGGCGTCGTGAACACGAAGCTGAGCGACCCGTACTACTGGAGCAAGCGTTACGTAGGAGCCAAGCGCTTGAACGTACCCGCTCTGGTAGCCAAGACGGAGACTCCGAAGAAAGAAACGGTGCAAGCTGCATCGCTGCCGGAAAACCAAGCACCAAAACAGTAG
- a CDS encoding LiaF transmembrane domain-containing protein, giving the protein MSERSGKFLLGLVLLLIGGLVLLDQLGIDSGDILGLLVPGVIMLYGARKVLGHGGSRFWGVLVFLFGLLMLFGKLHLLFHSILAIGVIYLGYRLIRPAPTPKEGPPEWERQWAKSVLKEDVLDRWEKNATRNQP; this is encoded by the coding sequence ATGAGCGAACGGTCTGGAAAGTTTCTGCTCGGGCTGGTTCTGCTGCTGATCGGCGGGTTGGTCCTGCTGGATCAACTGGGAATTGACAGCGGAGATATTTTAGGGCTGCTGGTTCCCGGCGTGATCATGCTCTACGGAGCGAGAAAAGTACTTGGGCATGGAGGATCCCGATTTTGGGGAGTGCTGGTCTTCCTCTTTGGTCTCCTGATGCTGTTTGGCAAGCTGCATCTGCTGTTTCACAGCATCCTGGCCATCGGGGTGATCTACCTAGGCTACCGCTTGATCCGGCCAGCTCCGACCCCCAAGGAAGGACCTCCCGAATGGGAAAGACAGTGGGCAAAAAGTGTTTTGAAAGAAGACGTGTTGGATCGCTGGGAGAAAAACGCAACGAGAAATCAGCCGTAA